The DNA window GCTCGCCTTGCCATAGCTTCGAACTGATGATCGAATGAAGTGACCGGTGCTCCACGGCATCGGGAAGGGCCGCCAGATACTCCGGCGGGTGCTCCTCGTCGACCAGGGCCGCCACCTGGTCTTGGTTCGAGGCGTCGAAGTCGGAGTCGGGCATGCGAGCGAACGCGAACGTGCGTCGAGCGAAGACCTCGTCCAGGTCTTCGGTCTCGGGATCGACGTCACTGAGCAGCCGCTCGACCGCGATGCGTTCCGGGCTCCACCGGGACTCGTCGAGGAAGGCCTCTGCCGCGCCGCTCGTGAGCCCGGGCAGCGCGTCGAGGGTCTCGCGCAGTGACAGAGAGGAGAGATCGGTGCGGCGCGCGGCGTATCGCACCCAGGCAGGCACGACGACGTCCAACGAAGGGAGGTGTTTGGGGTTCAGCAGTCCGGTACGAGGCAGCCAGCCCATCAACAGCAGCTCGAGCTTGGGCGCGCTGACGCGGAGCACCCGGCCGTGGTCGGTCACGCCGAACTCGACCAGCTCGCGAGCGATGTCGGTCGCGGCCTCATGCGGCAGGTCCTTGCCTTCGGGTGAGGCGAGGAAGTCGTCGATGAGCTCGCGCTGGTCGTCCTCGGACCAGGTGGGCGCGTCGGGGACGACGCCGTCCGGCGGGAGGGAGCGGACGCGGGCCTGAGCGATCAGGCGGAAGCCGGCGAACTTCTCGTGCACGGGAGGGTCGGCGACCGCGTCGGTGAGTTCGAACATCGGCTCGACGAGGGCCCGCACGTACGCGGGATCGGGCCGGGTGAGCGTGATCCGTTCGTCCGCCTCGGCCTCCTTGGCGAGGTGCTCGACGAGACCGGTGCCGTCCTCGACGATCCACGCCTCGGTGACGAGGCCACCGATCGTGTGGTCGAGGAGCAGGAAGAGCGCGTGCGGTGGCTCGTCGGCGTAGCCGAAGCTCAGGACGAGCTGGCTGATGTCGCCGAGCTCGTGCTCGAGCTCGACCGCGGACTGGAAGCGGGCCTGGCCGAGCTGGTCGGCCCAGGGAAGGGCGTCGCTGACGTCGGACGCTCGGGCTGCGACCAGCGGGTTCGCGAGGTGCGCCCGGGCCTGGTCGGCGACGGGCGGGAGCCCGACGGCGGAGGCCGCGCGGAGGAACAGGTCGGCGTACGGTGCGGCGACCTCGCTGAGTCGGGTGACGAGCTCGTGACCAGTTCTGGTCTCGAAGTCCTCGTCGTCCGTCCCGGCTTCGGTGTTCCAGAGCGCGCCGAGCAGGCCGGAGACGTACGACTCCGCGCCGAGTGCGGACTCGGTCTTCATGATGTCCGGCGCGAGGTCGAGGACCGCGGTGAGCAGCATCTCGCCGGGGTCGTTCTCAGCTCCTGGCATGGTGTCCTCACGTGACCTGCGCTGCGCCCGGCGGCGATCCGACGGACGCTTGGAGTCGCGGCGACCGCGACTTTTCGGGCTCATGGACGAACGGGCCTCTCAGGTAAACGTCTGATGACTAACTGATCTTTGTCCGTATCGGCGGCTAGTCTGGCAGAGACATCACCGCTGGCATCGAGCTTAGGCATCGGAATAGCTCGTGCCAGCCCAGCGCTCCTTTGCTAGTGGCAGTGCCGCCACGCGTCCCGCGTTCTCTTCTCGATCTGCCACGGAGTCTTTGTGCGCACTCCCGCCGGTGCGTCCGGCGTGCCTCAGCTGTCCGGTCTCGTCCTCCTGCTCGGCTCGATCATCGCGATCGGCCCGATGTCCATCGACCTGTATCTGCCGGCGTTCCCGGGTCTGATCACCTCCCTGGAGACGACCGAGCCGATGGTGCAGCTCACGCTCACCGCGTGCCTGGTCGGCTTGGCGTCGGGCCAGGCGGTGATCGGACCTCTCTCCGACGCGATCGGGCGGCGACGCCCGCTGCTGGCCGGCATGGCGTTGTACGCGCTCGCCTCGGTGGCCTGCGCACTGGCGCCGACCGTCGAGATCCTCACCGCAGGTCGTTTCATCCAGGGTGTCGCTGCTGCCGCCGGCACGGTGATCTCGCAGGCGCTGGTCCGCGACCTGGTCGAGGGACCGTACGTCGCTCGCGTGCTGTCCCGGCTGCTCCTGGTCATGGGGCTGGCGCCGATCCTCGCCCCGACACTCGGCGGCCAGCTGTTGCTGGTCACCGGGTGGCGCGGGCTGTTCTGGCTGCTGGCCGGGTTCGGGGTGCTGATGACCGTGGTCGTCGCGGTGTTCGTCAAGGAGACCCTGCCGGTCGAGCGGCGTCACCAGGGCGGCGTCGCGGACGCGCTCCGCTCGTACCGCTCGCTGCTGCGCGACCGCCGCTATGTCGGATATGCCGCGTTGTCGATGCTGGGCTTCGTGGCGATCTTCGCGTACGTGTCCGGCTCGCCGTTCGCGTACCAGGAGGTGCACCAGCTCTCGCCGCAGCTGTTCGGGCTGATGTTCGGCATCAACTCGGTCGGCCTCGTCGCGGCGAGCCAGTTGAACGCGCGCCTGGTGTTGACGGTGTCGCCGTTCCGCATCCTGCTGCACGCGGTGCCGTTCATGGCGCTCGCGGCCGTGGCGCTGCTCATCACGACGGCGACCGGATGGTTCGGCCTGGCGGGGTTGACGGTGCCGCTGTTCGTGCTGATCTCCAGCGTCGGCCTGGTGCTGCCGAACGCGGGAGCGCTCGCACTCAACCGGCACCCCGAGTCGGCCGGCGCCGCGGCGGCGCTGGTGGGGACGATCCAGTTCGTGGTCGGCGCGTTCGCCGGTCCGCTGATCGGTGTGATGGCCAACGGCACCGCGGTGCCGATGGCGGTGGTGATCGCGATCGGCGCGTTCGGCGCGGTCGCCGTCGCCGGGCTGCTCGTTCTCGGCGACCGCCGGCGCGGGCCGTCCGTACCCGCCGCGCGGCACGAGTCGGCCGACCAGAACCCGCTCCCGGTCGAGCCGGTTCCGCTGCCGCACCAGCCCGACGGCGAGAACTCGACGACCAGACACGAGGCGGGCGCGGCAGACTAGGGGCCGTGCCTACCTGGGTGCTGCACGTCGACCTCGACCAGTTCATCGCGGCGGTCGAGGTGCTGCGGCGCCCGGAGCTGCGCGGCAAGCCGGTGATCGTCGGCGGCGACGGCGACCCGACGAAGCGCGCGGTGGTGGCGACGGCCTCGTACGAGGCGCGCGAGTTCGGCGTCGGCTCGGGCATGCCGATGCGTACGGCGGCGAAGAAGATCCCGGACGCGATCTTCCTGCCGAGCGACCCTCCCGCGTACGACGCCGCGTCCGCCGAGGTGATGGCGACGCTGCGCGAGTTCCCGGCCGTGGTCGAGGTGCTCGGCTGGGACGAGGCGTTCATGGGCGTCGAGACCGACGACCCGGAGGCGTTCGCGCGCGACATCAAGGACGCGGTGCTGGAACGGACGAAGCTCACCTGCGCGGTCGGCATCGGCGACAACAAGCTGCGCGCGAAGCTCGCGACGGGTTTCGGCAAGCCCGGCGGGATCTTCCGGCTGACCGCCGAGAACTGGTGGGAGGTCATGGCGGACCTCCCGACGAACGCGATCTGGGGCATCGGCGCCAAGACCCAGAAGAAGCTGACCGAGCTCGGCGTCACGACGGTGCTCGAGCTGTCGAGAACCGACGCGCATACCCTCGCCGGCCGGCTCGGTCCGACGATGGGGCCTTGGTACCGGCGGATGGCGCGCGGCGAGGACGCGTCGCCGGTGGTCGGCACGCCGTACGTCGCGCGTTCGCGCAGCCGGGAGACGACGTTCCAGCAGAACCTGACCGACTGGGACGCAGTGCGTACGGAGATCGTCGCGCTGTCGCGGCGGGTCACCGACGACGTGCTCGCCGAGGGACGGCCGGCGGTGCGGGTCGGCGTGAAGGTGCGGTTCGCCCCGTTCTTCACCCACACCCGAAGCGTGACGCTGGCCGGTCCGACGTCGGAAGCCGCGCAGATCGAGGCTGGCGCGCTCGCGGCGCTGGACAAGTTCGAGGTGAAGCCGGAGACGAAGGTGCGGCTACTCGGTGTCCGCGCGGAGTTCCCGACGCCGCCCGAGGAGACTGTCGACAGCGGTCGCGAGCAGGACGAGAACGGCGAGGCGTAGCGCGACCCCTTCCTGCATGCCGAAGCGAGCGTTTTCGCCTGTGCTGTAAAGGAGTCCGGCGACCACGCTGGCGGACGCGGCGACCGTGAGAATCAGTCCGGTGCCGAGCAGCAGGCGGCGTCTGCGCCACGCGCCCGCGGCCAGCGCGGCGAGGAGCGTGATGCTGAGACTCCCCAGCAGGACGGGGACGATGACGGTGATCCGCGGGAAGTACACGAGATCCGCCCACAGCGGCAGGGGAGCCGCGACGTCGGCGTACCTGGTCCCGACGAGGGCGCGTGGCATCGTCGACCAGGTCTGCTCGAGGAACAGCGCGGGTGCGGCGAGCACGTACCGCAGGCCCGACCGCCCTGCGTTCTCCGCGCCCCAGCGGCGCAGTTCCGGGCAGGCGCGGTACGCGACCGCGAAGCCGGGCATGTCCCACTTCTTGCCCTGCTCGGCGACGACGATCCGCTTCATGGCAGGGCAGTCGGGCATACCGAGCTTGGTATGGAAGACGTTCTCGACGCGCGGGTCGGCCAGCACCTGCAGGCGGAGACGGTAGAGCAGCGTCTCCTCGCGCAGCGTGAGTCCGGTGGCGCTCCACCCGGCGAACGTCTTGCCGACGGTCGGGGTGATCGCGACGGACCAGCCGATGCCGGCGATCAGCAGGCCGGCGGCGATCGCGGTGGCGAGCTGGCGCTTCCGTACGGCGCGCACGGCGAGGACGAGCGCGACCACGCCGACGAGGAGGACGAGCTCCGGGCGGACGAACGTCCAGGCGAACGCGATCACGACCAGCGCGACGAGCAGCGGGAGCTTGCCGAACCGCAGCCAGAGAAGGAGGAGCGCGAGGACGAGCAGGCCGAGGGAGATCGAGAGCGACTCGGAGAGGATCGCGAAGTCCCAGTTGGTGACCTGGGGGAGGAGTCCGAGCGCGAGCACGGTCGTCGTGGCGAGGACGCGGGCGACGAAGGTACGGAGCACGATCGCGAGCGCCACGGCGAGCGCGACCCAGGCGATCGTGCCGATCAGCCACTGCCCGAACGTCCGCGCGACGTCATCGGGAAACAGGGCATAGAACGCCGGCGCGCCCCACAGTCGTGGTGCGTGGCCGGTGAACGAGACGGGCAGGTAGGACGCGGTGTCGTACGCGGTGAAGACGCTGCCGCCGAACCAGATCTCCAGCCGCGCGGCAACGAACAGGCCGAGCGGGATGGCGAGAACGATCACGGTGGCAACGGCGCGCCGGGAGACAGAGCGAGCTCCACGCTGAAGCAGCACGGCCTCCTTCCACCCGTTGCCGGCCGCGCGCAACCCTATGCGATCAGTCGCAGACGATGCCGTCCTCGTCCGCGTCGCGGTACCAGCCGTACTCGACGTCCTCGCCATCACGGTAGCTGCCATAGCCGTGCGACTTGGCCTCGGCGCACGAGCGGAACTTGGGATCGAGGTCGTCGCTCGACGCGACCTGTGCGCCGACACCGACAGCGATCGTCGTCAGCAGCGCGGCGACTCCGGCCAGGATCGGGCCGGTCCGGAGCGCGACCTTGGTCCTGCTCTGGTGGCCGTCGGGCCGGCTGACCTGCCGATCGACAGAGACGTCTGGTGGATCATCCGCCGAGTCGGGCGGATCGAACGAGGGCATGAGAGGGCTCCATTTCCCCATCCCTGTGGCCACCGATGGTAGGTGGCCAGGGAGGGGCCGGTGGGTGGTTCGGAGGAAGTCGGCTACTCGCAGACGATGCCGTCGCTGTCGGCGTCGCGATACCAGTGGTATTCGGGGTCGCGGCCTTCGCGATAGGGGCCGTAGCCGTGGGACTTGGCTTCCTTGCAGGTGCCGAACCGGGGGTCCGTGTCAGGCGCGGGCTCGGGGTCGGGTTCCGGCTCGGGCGGCGGCTTCGGCTTGGGCTTCTTCGTCTTCTTCGGCGCGGGCTCGCAGGCCACGCCGTCGTGGTCGCCGTCGAGGCTGGAGCGGTAGCCGGGGTCGTCGCGGTGCAACGGTGCCTTGCCGGCCGCACGGACCGCGGCGCAGTTGACGTAATACACCGGCTTGGGCTTCGGCTTCGCCTTGGGCTTGGGTGTCGCCGTCGGCGACGGCACCTCGGCCAGTCGTGGCACCGGAACGGTCGGCGTCACGCTCACCGAAGGCGTCGGCGTGGGCGTCGGTGTCGACGATGGAGTCGCGGATGGAGTCGGCGACGAGCTGACCACCTCGCTCGATGCTGAAGGAGCCGGTGCGGCGCCGGGCGTCGTGGAGCTCGGATCGCCACCACCACTGGCGATTCCGGCGATGACGAGCACGCCGGTCACCGCTCCGGCCGCGATCAGGACCGAACGCCGGCGGCGGCGTGGACGTTCGTCCTCGACCCAGAAGTCCCAGCCGTACGGGGCCGGACCCCAGGCCGGATCGGGCTCCCAGCCCTCCGGTGGCATCCAGCCCTCCGGTGGTTGCGGCCAGTTCGGAGGCACGACAAAACGCATTGCCATAACGGGTGAACTCCCCCCAACAAGAGTGGAGCCACGATGGTAGGACCGCGAACACCCAGAGCGTGGGCGTTTGCACAAACAGTTACCCGCAGGCCTGTTGCCACCAGTTCGGCGGCCCGATGGGCGCGGCGGGCGCGGGGTTGCCGTTCGCCACGTTCGCTCCCACGATCAACATCACGGCGGCCAGCGCGAAGGCGAGATTGACCCGGTACCGGCGGCGGTGCAGGGAGCCATCGTCGAGCCAGAACGGCCAGCCGTACGGGGCCGGACCCCACGCCGGATCGGGCGACCAGCCCGGCGGCGGACGCCACCCGGCGGGCGGCGTGGGCCAGCCCGGAGGCGCGTTGAATCGCATGCCCATGAACCTCAACTCCCCCCACGAGAGCCTGCCTCGATGGTAGATCCGCACGCACCGAAAACGGCTCGCAATTCACCAACATCCCTTGAGATCCTGAACCCCAAGAGGCCACAGAGCTCGACGTCGATCAAGAGGAGGTGCGCCGTGCTCTAGCTACCCACGTAGACAGGAGCACCGCGATGCCGACTCGCAAACTGCTTTACCGCAGGCGTTTCCTCAACCGCCCGCGTCATCACACAGGTGCGCACGTGATCGCCCGCGTCGAGCTGGTGCAGTACAAGAAGAGCCCGTGGTACGTCGACAGCAGCCTGCGACTCGCCGACTGCTACCGCGTGATCGAGCTCGACTTCGAGATCCGCAACAAGACCGATGTGAAGAACGCGCTACACAAGGCGAAACTGCTCCGCGACCTGCTCGACGACTTCACCAAGTCGCTCGAGGACGCCGTCGAGCAGTGGGAGAACAAGCGCTGAGCAACGAAGGAACGGGCCCCGTCTCGCCGAGGGGGTGCGAGAAGGGGCCCGTTCGGTAACACCGCGCGCGGCGGGAGAGGTCCACGCGCGCCTCATCACACGTTCAGTCGATCAGGCCATCCGCGATCGACGTCGCCCGGTCGATCGGGATCGCGAAGCCGATCCCGATGTTCCCGCCGGACTGCCGGCCCAGCGTCGCGATCGCCGTGTTCACACCGACGACCTGCCCCGCGGAGTTGACCAACGGCCCGCCGGAGTTGCCGGGGTTGATCGCCGCGTCGGTCTGGATCACGGTCTGCCGTCGGCCGCTGTCGCCGATCGACGCCTGCCGCGACACCGTACTCACGATGCCGGCGGTGACAGTTCCTTCCAAGCCCAGGGGCGATCCGACCGCCAACACCGTCTCGCCGACCCGCAGCTGGGACGACCGGCCCAGCGTCGCCGGACGCAGGTTCGACGCCGACGTGCGCAGCACCGCGATGTCGTTCGCCGAGTCCGTGCCCACGATGGTGGCGGAGACCGTACGTTGGTCGGCCAACACCAGGCTCACCGACGAGGCATTCTCCACCACATGGGCGTTCGTCAGCACGTTTCCCGCGCTGTCCAGAACGAAGCCCGACCCCGTCGCCTGACCCCGCGACGAGCGAGCCCGCACCGAGACCACGCTCGGCAGCACGGCGGTGGCGGCGTCGGCGACGGAGCCAGGAGCGGTACGTGGAGCGGTGACCTGCGGCAGCTCCACCGCCCTGTCAACCGGAGCTTGCCCGTCCCGTCCGAGCACCGCCGCTGAGGCCGCTCCGCCAACCCCGCCGGCAAGAACGGCCAGCGCGATCGTTCCGAGAAAGGCCCGCCGCGAGCGTGGCGGGGCATCAACCACGCCCGCGGGGGTCGAGGGCGCCGGCCATTCCGGCGTCGGGGAAGGAGGCGGAACGGCGTGCCGCGGCGGCGCGAGGAAGTCCGGACCGCGAACCGGTGTTCCGAGGTGCTGGCTCATATCTCCTCCATGGGATTTCACGGCAGCCGGGCGAACCACAGCAGCGAGAACAGCCCGGCAAGTACGGCGGCGGCCAACGCCACCCCGGCCACGATCGACGTGATCTCGCGCGGCTCGGTCGTCCAACCGATCGACGACTCGAGGTCGGCGTACACGCTGGAGAGCTCGTCACCACTTGCTGCCTGGTAGAACGATCCGCCCGTGTCCGCGGCAAGACCTTCCAGCGAAGCCTCGTCGGCCGGCACCGGCAACGAACGGCCTTCCAGCTCGATCGAGCCGTCCGGCGTGCCGAACGCGATCGTCGACACCGGCACGTTCGCCGTCCGAGCCGCGGCAGCCGCCTCCTCGATGGGCCGGCCACTGGTGTTCGCGCCGTCGGAGAGCAGGATGATCCGTGCGGGCGGCGGATCCTCGGCCGACTGCGCGTCGAGGCTCGAAATGCTTTCCAGGCTGGAGAAAACAGCCTCGCCGATCGCCGTGCTCTCCGTGATCGAGAGCGTCTGCAACGCGGACGCGGTCGCCGCGTGGTCTGTCGTCGGCCGGGTCACAATCGTCGCCGTACGGGCGAACGACACCAGCCCGACGTTGAACTTCTCCGGCATGTTCTGCACGAAGTCAACCGCGGCTTGCTTCGCGACCTCCAGCCTGCTCGGCGAGACATCCGTCGCCATCATCGAGTTCGACACGTCGAACGCCACGATCACCGTCGCCCGTTCCCGCGGCACCCGCACCTCGGCGACCGGACGAGCGATCGCCAACGTCAGAACGACAAGCGCCGCGAGGAACGCGAACGCCGGCAGGTGTCGCCGCCAGCCGGGCCGCGTCGGGGCGACCCGTTCGAGCATCGGCAGAGTCGCGAACCGCACCGCATAACGAGAACGGCGTCGCTGCGCGAACACGTACGCGACCGCGAGCGCGGCCGCGACCAACAGCAGCCAGAGCCACAGGGGTTGCTGAAACGTCATCGGACGTTGGTCCTTCCTCCGGGTGGCCGTCGCGCGGCGGATCGCCGCCGAGCGGCGGCGAATGAGGCGACGTCGCGCACCCAGTCGCGATCGGTACGAAGCAACAGATGGGCGGCACCGGCAGAACGGAACGCCGCCTTTGTGCGCTCCCGATGGGCGCGAGCCGCGGCCGCGTACAGCGAACGGACCTTGCGCCGGCTGGTCTGCACCTCGCGGCGCCGCCCGGTCTCGGGGTCGACGAGCGTCAACAGGCCGACCTCGGGCAGGTCGAGCTCGCGCGGATCGACGACCTCGACCGCGATCACCTCGTGCCGCGCGGCCAACCGGCGCAGGGGAGTCGCCCACGACGGCGCCTCCGGGTCATCGCCCGGAGCCTCCAGGAAGTCCGAGGCGATGACCCGCAGGCCCGGCCGCGGATGGTCGCGATGCAGCCGCCCGATCGCCGCCGCCAGGTTGGTCGCCGGCTGTCCTGCTGGCGGGATGCGCGGCAGCGCGAGCAGCGTACGCAACGTGTTCCGCATCGCCGCACCGCCTGTGCGTGCGGGGATGCGGACGAGCTCGGACCCGTACGCGACCCGCACACCGAGCCGGTTGCCCGGCCGGTCCGCGAGCAGGCCGACCGCCGCGACGATCGCGACCGCGAGGTCGCGCTTCTCCGCCAGCGCCGTGCCGAAGTCCATGCTCGCGGACCCGTCGACGAGCGCCCACGTCTCGAGCTCCCGCTCGGACAGCGGCGACCGGACGTGCGGCTCCAACGAGCGCGCCGTCACGTTCCAGTCCATCCGCCGTACGTCGTCCTGCCCGGGTTGGTACGGCCGCGCCTCGTTCGGCTCCGAACCCGGCCCCGAACGCAGCCCGGTGTAGTCGCCGTGCATGAAGCCCTCGAGCCGCCGTCGAACCGCCAGCTCGAGTGACCGGAGCGCCCTCGACCTGTCGACGATGCTTGCCGGCTCGTGCTTCATGCCGCCGACCCGTCCCGCTCGTCCGAGGGAACGATCCGCGGCTGGGCCACCGACGCGAGCACCCGCTCGACCACCGACCGCGGGTCGACGCCGTCGGCCAGCGCGTCGAACGTGAGCACCAACCGGTGCGCCATCACGTCCACCGCGACGTCCGCCACGTCGATCGGGAGTACGTAGTCTCGCCCACGCAGCAAGGCCAAAGCCCGCCCCGCGGCAACCAGACCGAGGGTGGCCCGAGGCGAAGCGCCGAACTCCACGAGCTCGGCGAGGTCGCCGATCCCGTACAGCGCGGGCTCCCGCGTCGCATGCACGAGCCGCACGACGTACTCCGCGACCGCGTTGTGCACGAAGACCTCGTCGGTCGCGTTCTGCAGGTCGGCCACCAGTTCCGGCGACAGCACCGCATGCGCGTGCGGCGGCCGGACACTCATCCGCTGCAGGATCGTGAGCTCCTCCAACGGCGTCGGGTAGCCGACCGTGATCTTCAACAGGAACCGGTCCCGCTGCGCCTCGGGCAGGGAGTACACGCCCTCAGACTCGACCGGGTTCTGCGTGGCGAGCACGAGGAACGGCGTGGGCAGCTGGTTCGTGACGCCGCCGATGCTGACCTGGTGCTCCGCCATCGCCTCGAGCAGCGCCGACTGCACCTTCGCCGGCGCGCGGTTGATCTCGTCGGCGAGTACGAGGTGGGCGAACACGGGGCCGAGCTCGATGTCGAACGTCTCGGCCGACGGCCGCCAGATCCGCGTACCCATGATGTCGCCCGGCACGAGGTCCGGCGTGAACTGCAGCCGCGCGAACTTCCCGCCGATGACCTCGGCGAGCGTCCGTACGGCCAGGGTCTTCGCCACGCCGGGAACACCCTCGAGCAGGCAGTGGCCGCGGGCGAGCAGCCCGACGAGCATGCGCTCGACGAGATGGTCCTGCCCGACCACGACGCGCTTCACCTCGAACAGCGCGCGTTCCAGCAAGGCTGTCTCCGGGATGGGCTTGTCGGGACTGAGGTGGTGCGGCCGCTCCACACCGGCCGGAGCCGGTGCGGAGCTGAGCCGCGTGTCATTGACGGTCACGCCCGGCCCGCAGCGTTGGAGCTGTTCGGGGACTCCGGCTGCGCCGGCGTCTCTTCGCCCTGGCCGCTACCGCCCTGGCCGTCCTTCTCCGGGCAGTCCCGGTCATCGCGCGGCTGGGTGCCCTCGGTGCCGTTGTCCGGGGTGGTGTCGGGCGTGGTCTCGGGAGCGGTGTCGCCGGCGGTCGAGCCTTCGATCTGGACGTACGCCGACTCGCCGGAGCCGTCGCCCGTCCCGCTGACCGCGTACGCCACGCCGCCGAGGGCCACGGCGCCAGCGGCGCCGGCCAGCCCGACCGCGAGGAGGATGCGGGTCCGTCGGGTGAGTTGTGCCATCGTCGAATTCCTTCCGAGGGGGAGGTGGAGCTCACTCACCACATCAAG is part of the Tenggerimyces flavus genome and encodes:
- a CDS encoding S1C family serine protease; the encoded protein is MSQHLGTPVRGPDFLAPPRHAVPPPSPTPEWPAPSTPAGVVDAPPRSRRAFLGTIALAVLAGGVGGAASAAVLGRDGQAPVDRAVELPQVTAPRTAPGSVADAATAVLPSVVSVRARSSRGQATGSGFVLDSAGNVLTNAHVVENASSVSLVLADQRTVSATIVGTDSANDIAVLRTSASNLRPATLGRSSQLRVGETVLAVGSPLGLEGTVTAGIVSTVSRQASIGDSGRRQTVIQTDAAINPGNSGGPLVNSAGQVVGVNTAIATLGRQSGGNIGIGFAIPIDRATSIADGLID
- a CDS encoding excalibur calcium-binding domain-containing protein, yielding MPPNWPQPPEGWMPPEGWEPDPAWGPAPYGWDFWVEDERPRRRRRSVLIAAGAVTGVLVIAGIASGGGDPSSTTPGAAPAPSASSEVVSSSPTPSATPSSTPTPTPTPSVSVTPTVPVPRLAEVPSPTATPKPKAKPKPKPVYYVNCAAVRAAGKAPLHRDDPGYRSSLDGDHDGVACEPAPKKTKKPKPKPPPEPEPDPEPAPDTDPRFGTCKEAKSHGYGPYREGRDPEYHWYRDADSDGIVCE
- a CDS encoding DUF58 domain-containing protein, producing the protein MKHEPASIVDRSRALRSLELAVRRRLEGFMHGDYTGLRSGPGSEPNEARPYQPGQDDVRRMDWNVTARSLEPHVRSPLSERELETWALVDGSASMDFGTALAEKRDLAVAIVAAVGLLADRPGNRLGVRVAYGSELVRIPARTGGAAMRNTLRTLLALPRIPPAGQPATNLAAAIGRLHRDHPRPGLRVIASDFLEAPGDDPEAPSWATPLRRLAARHEVIAVEVVDPRELDLPEVGLLTLVDPETGRRREVQTSRRKVRSLYAAAARAHRERTKAAFRSAGAAHLLLRTDRDWVRDVASFAAARRRSAARRPPGGRTNVR
- a CDS encoding VWA domain-containing protein, with the translated sequence MTFQQPLWLWLLLVAAALAVAYVFAQRRRSRYAVRFATLPMLERVAPTRPGWRRHLPAFAFLAALVVLTLAIARPVAEVRVPRERATVIVAFDVSNSMMATDVSPSRLEVAKQAAVDFVQNMPEKFNVGLVSFARTATIVTRPTTDHAATASALQTLSITESTAIGEAVFSSLESISSLDAQSAEDPPPARIILLSDGANTSGRPIEEAAAAARTANVPVSTIAFGTPDGSIELEGRSLPVPADEASLEGLAADTGGSFYQAASGDELSSVYADLESSIGWTTEPREITSIVAGVALAAAVLAGLFSLLWFARLP
- a CDS encoding excalibur calcium-binding domain-containing protein; protein product: MPSFDPPDSADDPPDVSVDRQVSRPDGHQSRTKVALRTGPILAGVAALLTTIAVGVGAQVASSDDLDPKFRSCAEAKSHGYGSYRDGEDVEYGWYRDADEDGIVCD
- a CDS encoding AAA family ATPase; protein product: MERPHHLSPDKPIPETALLERALFEVKRVVVGQDHLVERMLVGLLARGHCLLEGVPGVAKTLAVRTLAEVIGGKFARLQFTPDLVPGDIMGTRIWRPSAETFDIELGPVFAHLVLADEINRAPAKVQSALLEAMAEHQVSIGGVTNQLPTPFLVLATQNPVESEGVYSLPEAQRDRFLLKITVGYPTPLEELTILQRMSVRPPHAHAVLSPELVADLQNATDEVFVHNAVAEYVVRLVHATREPALYGIGDLAELVEFGASPRATLGLVAAGRALALLRGRDYVLPIDVADVAVDVMAHRLVLTFDALADGVDPRSVVERVLASVAQPRIVPSDERDGSAA
- a CDS encoding multidrug effflux MFS transporter; this encodes MRTPAGASGVPQLSGLVLLLGSIIAIGPMSIDLYLPAFPGLITSLETTEPMVQLTLTACLVGLASGQAVIGPLSDAIGRRRPLLAGMALYALASVACALAPTVEILTAGRFIQGVAAAAGTVISQALVRDLVEGPYVARVLSRLLLVMGLAPILAPTLGGQLLLVTGWRGLFWLLAGFGVLMTVVVAVFVKETLPVERRHQGGVADALRSYRSLLRDRRYVGYAALSMLGFVAIFAYVSGSPFAYQEVHQLSPQLFGLMFGINSVGLVAASQLNARLVLTVSPFRILLHAVPFMALAAVALLITTATGWFGLAGLTVPLFVLISSVGLVLPNAGALALNRHPESAGAAAALVGTIQFVVGAFAGPLIGVMANGTAVPMAVVIAIGAFGAVAVAGLLVLGDRRRGPSVPAARHESADQNPLPVEPVPLPHQPDGENSTTRHEAGAAD
- a CDS encoding DNA polymerase IV encodes the protein MPTWVLHVDLDQFIAAVEVLRRPELRGKPVIVGGDGDPTKRAVVATASYEAREFGVGSGMPMRTAAKKIPDAIFLPSDPPAYDAASAEVMATLREFPAVVEVLGWDEAFMGVETDDPEAFARDIKDAVLERTKLTCAVGIGDNKLRAKLATGFGKPGGIFRLTAENWWEVMADLPTNAIWGIGAKTQKKLTELGVTTVLELSRTDAHTLAGRLGPTMGPWYRRMARGEDASPVVGTPYVARSRSRETTFQQNLTDWDAVRTEIVALSRRVTDDVLAEGRPAVRVGVKVRFAPFFTHTRSVTLAGPTSEAAQIEAGALAALDKFEVKPETKVRLLGVRAEFPTPPEETVDSGREQDENGEA